A single genomic interval of Stieleria maiorica harbors:
- a CDS encoding PSD1 and planctomycete cytochrome C domain-containing protein, translating to MLIRIFVATVFLMLVGSSVLWGESPADPAPDFARDVRPILSDHCFACHGPDQHERQADLRLDTADGVASVIEAGAVDDSELIARLRSDDADMLMPPPEYNKPLSESQKQTLEAWVAAGAEFRGHWAFESPVKADVPPAATHPIDHFIDTKAIDKGLTLAGVADEAALLRRLCLDLTGLPPSRQQIEQLAEGKLDVDRLIDELLASPAFGQHFGRYWLDLVRYADTHGLHLDNYREMWPYRDWVIDAFNQNMPFDQFITEQLAGDLLPDATLSQKIASGFNRLNVTTNEGGSIYDEVFARNVIDRTDAFGTVFLGMTTQCAVCHDHKFDPISQQEYYSLFAFFNSLDGRALDENKKDPAPVIRVPNQDQSAELAALDEQIHELRREMRGPIDSVDQAQRDWEAGLAAQHDSEASKDSDRTELLTPSGVHAKFGTDLIIESDGSVRVGETIADREVQTITATLPQELADGGWQTLQLEVLPDPKTDRAGVAPNGNAVLTEIEVETRVGSPVAEKGWESLPIRSAVADVEQQDGSFAISFAIDGKQMAAEGWAVAGHQQTGGRNAAFAVAGLDERIDLGHDQIRVRLMYLSQFAKHQLYAVRLSLSESPAAAPIKDQITIGDLHAVGPFPVESSNPGIYRSFGSQQGAFKADETFKYEDKTYSWEKQDDWTPVAIHSLPVSGESVAVNLIHQSLTSPKKQSIDLLLGTSDSHVVFLNGKRVALSERTGPINPLGRTYSLELKKGHNDLYIKTVSLGRDPQFAYAYRSPAIPLPDSIASLAAQQPSDRTDQQAASLRTYYREVQCTHPDWTVLQDMVKGAEAAKEKLEGEIATTLVWKELDQPREAKILIRGQYDQPGETVDRQVPEFLPPMADDLPRDRLGLARWLVAPEHPLTARVAVNRFWQSIFGSGLVKSSEDFGSQGQPPSHPELLDWLAVDFIQHGWDVKRLIKLMVTSDAYRRDAVVDPKNLAIDPENRYLARGPRHRLDAEVLRDQALSLAGLLNPQSGGPSVKPPQPSGLWYAVGYTRSNTANFKADAELEKQLRRSVYIFWKRTSAPPQMSTFDAPSRESCTARRERTNTPLQALLLMNEYQYLQAAKHLAVRPHDECDSDDASDKLAWLFETVTARRPVETEVDELVTLLDKVRKHYADDPAAAKDLLSVDDIQIDALAPSEHAAWMMIASTLLNLDQVVNK from the coding sequence ATGCTGATTCGAATCTTTGTCGCCACCGTGTTCCTGATGTTGGTCGGATCATCTGTGTTGTGGGGTGAATCCCCGGCCGATCCCGCACCGGATTTCGCCCGCGACGTTCGCCCGATCCTTTCCGACCATTGTTTCGCCTGTCACGGCCCGGACCAGCACGAGCGTCAAGCGGATCTGCGGCTGGACACCGCGGATGGTGTCGCTTCGGTGATTGAGGCCGGGGCGGTCGACGACAGCGAATTGATCGCTCGGCTGCGTAGCGACGATGCCGACATGCTGATGCCGCCGCCGGAGTACAACAAACCGCTCAGCGAATCGCAAAAGCAGACGTTGGAAGCCTGGGTCGCCGCCGGTGCGGAGTTTCGCGGGCACTGGGCGTTCGAGTCGCCCGTCAAAGCGGATGTGCCTCCAGCGGCAACTCACCCGATCGATCATTTCATCGACACCAAAGCGATCGACAAAGGGCTGACGTTGGCCGGCGTCGCCGATGAAGCCGCGTTGTTGCGACGGCTGTGCTTGGATCTGACCGGATTGCCGCCTTCGCGCCAGCAGATCGAACAGCTCGCCGAAGGCAAACTGGATGTTGATCGACTGATCGATGAACTACTCGCCTCGCCGGCCTTCGGTCAACACTTCGGTCGCTACTGGTTGGACTTGGTCCGCTATGCCGACACCCACGGATTGCACTTGGACAACTATCGGGAGATGTGGCCGTATCGTGATTGGGTGATCGATGCCTTCAACCAGAACATGCCGTTCGATCAGTTCATCACCGAGCAATTAGCCGGCGACTTGTTGCCCGACGCGACGCTGTCCCAAAAGATCGCCAGCGGGTTCAATCGATTGAACGTCACGACCAACGAAGGCGGATCGATCTATGACGAAGTGTTCGCCCGCAACGTGATCGATCGAACCGACGCCTTCGGAACCGTCTTTTTGGGCATGACGACACAGTGTGCGGTCTGTCACGATCACAAGTTCGATCCGATTTCACAACAAGAGTACTACTCGTTGTTCGCGTTCTTCAACAGCCTGGACGGCCGGGCGCTGGACGAAAACAAGAAGGACCCCGCGCCGGTCATCCGTGTGCCGAATCAAGACCAGTCGGCGGAGCTCGCGGCGCTGGACGAACAGATCCACGAATTGCGTCGTGAAATGCGTGGGCCGATCGATTCGGTTGACCAGGCCCAACGGGATTGGGAAGCGGGCTTGGCCGCCCAACACGACAGCGAGGCTTCGAAGGATTCCGATCGAACCGAATTGCTGACCCCGAGCGGCGTTCATGCCAAGTTCGGCACCGATCTGATCATCGAATCCGACGGCTCGGTCCGCGTCGGAGAGACGATCGCCGATCGCGAAGTGCAAACCATCACGGCCACGTTGCCGCAGGAGTTGGCCGACGGTGGTTGGCAAACCTTGCAATTGGAAGTGTTGCCGGATCCCAAAACCGACCGAGCCGGAGTCGCCCCCAACGGCAATGCCGTGCTGACGGAGATCGAAGTCGAAACGCGCGTTGGTTCTCCGGTCGCCGAAAAGGGCTGGGAATCGCTGCCGATCCGCTCGGCCGTGGCCGATGTCGAACAGCAAGACGGCAGCTTTGCGATCTCGTTTGCGATCGACGGGAAACAGATGGCGGCCGAAGGCTGGGCGGTCGCCGGACATCAACAAACCGGCGGAAGGAACGCAGCTTTCGCCGTTGCCGGACTGGACGAGCGAATCGATCTCGGCCACGACCAGATTCGAGTTCGATTGATGTATCTGTCGCAGTTCGCCAAACACCAACTCTACGCCGTCCGTCTTTCGCTCTCCGAGTCACCCGCCGCGGCACCGATCAAGGATCAAATCACGATCGGTGACCTGCATGCGGTCGGTCCGTTCCCGGTGGAAAGTTCCAACCCGGGGATCTATCGCAGCTTCGGATCGCAGCAGGGCGCGTTCAAGGCCGATGAGACGTTCAAGTACGAAGACAAAACCTACAGCTGGGAAAAGCAAGACGACTGGACTCCGGTCGCGATCCACTCGCTGCCTGTCTCCGGAGAGAGTGTCGCGGTGAACCTGATTCACCAATCGCTCACCTCGCCCAAGAAACAATCGATCGATCTGTTGCTGGGAACGAGCGACAGCCACGTCGTGTTTCTAAACGGCAAACGTGTTGCCCTTTCCGAGCGTACCGGCCCGATCAATCCGCTCGGCCGGACGTACAGCTTGGAGCTGAAGAAAGGGCACAATGACCTGTACATCAAAACCGTTTCGCTGGGTCGCGATCCCCAGTTCGCCTACGCCTACCGTTCACCGGCAATCCCGTTACCCGACTCGATCGCCTCTCTGGCGGCGCAGCAGCCGAGTGATCGCACCGACCAGCAAGCGGCATCGCTTCGCACGTATTACCGCGAGGTCCAATGCACGCACCCGGATTGGACGGTGCTGCAAGACATGGTCAAAGGCGCCGAAGCGGCGAAAGAAAAGCTGGAGGGCGAGATCGCGACGACGCTGGTTTGGAAAGAATTGGATCAGCCGCGGGAGGCAAAGATCCTGATTCGTGGACAGTACGACCAGCCGGGTGAAACGGTCGACCGGCAGGTTCCGGAGTTTTTGCCGCCGATGGCCGACGATCTGCCGCGCGACCGACTGGGATTGGCCCGGTGGCTGGTTGCGCCGGAGCATCCGTTGACCGCCCGCGTGGCCGTGAATCGTTTCTGGCAATCGATCTTCGGCAGCGGATTGGTCAAATCCAGCGAAGACTTCGGCAGCCAGGGGCAACCGCCCAGCCATCCCGAATTGCTGGATTGGCTGGCCGTCGATTTCATCCAGCACGGTTGGGACGTCAAACGTTTGATCAAGTTGATGGTGACCAGTGACGCCTATCGACGTGACGCCGTGGTCGATCCGAAGAATCTTGCGATCGATCCGGAGAACCGGTACCTGGCTCGCGGGCCGCGTCATCGTCTGGATGCCGAAGTGTTGCGTGACCAAGCGTTGTCGTTGGCTGGCCTCTTGAATCCGCAATCCGGCGGACCGAGTGTCAAGCCGCCACAGCCCAGCGGGTTGTGGTACGCGGTGGGGTACACCCGCAGCAACACGGCCAACTTCAAAGCCGACGCGGAACTGGAAAAACAACTTCGCCGCAGCGTCTATATCTTTTGGAAACGCACCAGCGCGCCGCCACAGATGTCGACCTTTGACGCCCCCAGTCGCGAATCCTGTACGGCGCGGCGCGAGCGAACCAACACGCCGTTGCAAGCGTTGCTGCTGATGAACGAATATCAGTACCTGCAGGCGGCCAAACACTTGGCGGTGCGGCCCCACGATGAATGTGATTCAGACGATGCGTCGGACAAGCTGGCGTGGTTGTTCGAAACGGTGACCGCCCGCCGACCGGTCGAAACAGAAGTCGACGAACTTGTCACGCTGCTGGACAAGGTCCGGAAACACTATGCCGACGATCCGGCCGCCGCGAAGGATCTGTTGTCGGTCGACGACATCCAGATTGACGCGCTCGCCCCGAGCGAACATGCCGCCTGGATGATGATCGCCAGCACCCTTTTGAACTTGGACCAAGTGGTCAATAAGTAG
- a CDS encoding DUF1501 domain-containing protein: protein MMNVNERLIRLNRRSLFSQSAAGLGAAALASLDRRTDAAPANTGDRNTAAKGGLPGLPHHPPQAKRAIYLFMSGAPSQMDLWDHKPTMADWFDKDLPDSIRQGQRLTTMTSGQARFPIAPSIYSFAPHGDNGTMVSELLPHTASHVDEIALIKSMHTEAINHDPAITYICTGDQLPGKASLGSWLSYGLGTENENLPDFLVMTASWTGRKEAQALYNRLWGSGFLPSKYQGVALRSAGDPVLYLSNPKGIDSKLRREMLDSLSRLNRITADSIGDPETEARIAQYEMAFRMQTSVPDLANISDEPQYILDMYGDDVTTPGTFANCCLMARRMAERGVRFTQIFHRGWDQHGNLPKDLPNQCKDIDRPCSALLKDLRQRGMIDDTLVVWGGEFGRTIYCQGSLSKTNYGRDHHPKCFTVWLAGAGIQGGVVHGATDEFSYNVTENPVHIRDLNATILHLMGIDSDRFTYAFKGLDQRLTGVEGGEVVREVLA, encoded by the coding sequence ATGATGAATGTGAATGAACGATTGATCCGCTTGAACCGACGTTCGCTGTTTTCGCAGTCCGCCGCGGGGCTGGGCGCGGCGGCGCTGGCGTCGCTGGACAGACGGACCGATGCCGCACCGGCAAACACGGGCGACCGCAACACGGCGGCAAAAGGCGGTCTGCCGGGACTGCCGCACCACCCGCCCCAAGCCAAACGCGCGATTTACTTGTTCATGTCCGGTGCGCCCAGCCAGATGGATCTGTGGGACCACAAGCCGACGATGGCCGATTGGTTCGACAAAGACCTGCCCGATTCGATCCGTCAGGGCCAGCGGCTGACGACGATGACCAGCGGTCAGGCTCGGTTTCCGATCGCGCCGAGCATCTATTCGTTCGCGCCACACGGCGACAACGGGACGATGGTCAGCGAATTGCTGCCGCACACGGCCAGCCATGTCGACGAGATCGCGCTGATCAAATCGATGCACACCGAAGCGATCAACCATGATCCCGCGATCACCTACATCTGTACCGGCGATCAATTGCCCGGCAAGGCCAGCTTGGGGTCATGGCTCAGTTACGGCTTGGGAACCGAAAACGAAAACCTGCCCGACTTTCTGGTGATGACCGCGTCGTGGACCGGACGCAAGGAAGCCCAGGCGCTTTACAACCGGCTGTGGGGCAGCGGGTTCTTGCCCAGCAAGTACCAAGGCGTCGCGCTCCGCAGCGCGGGCGATCCTGTTTTGTACCTTTCCAATCCCAAGGGCATCGATTCGAAACTCCGCCGCGAGATGCTCGACTCGCTGTCGCGGCTGAATCGTATCACCGCGGATTCGATCGGCGATCCGGAAACCGAAGCCCGGATCGCGCAGTACGAGATGGCGTTTCGGATGCAGACCAGTGTGCCCGACTTGGCCAACATCAGTGACGAACCGCAATACATTCTGGACATGTACGGTGACGATGTGACCACACCGGGCACGTTTGCCAATTGTTGCTTGATGGCGCGGCGGATGGCCGAACGTGGCGTGCGGTTCACCCAGATCTTTCATCGCGGCTGGGACCAGCACGGCAACCTGCCCAAGGACTTGCCGAATCAGTGCAAAGATATTGACCGGCCCTGTTCGGCGCTGTTGAAGGATCTCCGTCAACGCGGAATGATCGACGACACGTTGGTCGTCTGGGGCGGCGAATTCGGTCGCACGATTTATTGCCAAGGAAGTCTGTCGAAGACCAACTACGGTCGAGACCACCACCCCAAGTGCTTCACCGTGTGGTTGGCCGGGGCGGGAATTCAGGGTGGCGTGGTCCACGGGGCGACCGACGAATTTAGCTACAACGTGACCGAAAACCCCGTCCACATCCGCGATCTGAATGCCACGATCTTGCATTTGATGGGCATCGATTCGGACCGATTCACCTACGCCTTCAAGGGACTCGATCAGCGATTGACGGGAGTCGAGGGCGGCGAAGTGGTTCGCGAGGTGTTGGCGTAG
- a CDS encoding APC family permease: MNAPSAAAVVAASMIGAGVYTTSGFTLGDLGQPHLVIAAWVIGGVIAICGALCYGALAQQFTESGGEYLFLARAIHPAAGMMAGWVSLLAGFTGAMAFAATTFESYVRGAGMELFDGWPDRSIAIGLVVLAAVVHSLGLKRGTRIQNGVVLAKLVLIGLFLLIAFGTVSTWQGTMPELAHSPSESAITAADATDAAAPPAENGWAFALVFANALTWISLSYSGFNAAVYLTDEIEQPTRNVPRAMLWGTVGVAGLYVLLNIVFVYAPPASEVAGRPDVATSAADAVGRQIQARGSDWGMLVGPLVRVAILAGLGTSVLALMQTGPRVYQKMAADRLLPRLLAGRTDEGQLAGGLHQSLPTIWIQAILAVVVIGISTLREQLDYLGFTLSICAALCGSLVFLFRNHAVNPVRVRGYPLVPAIYVLGTLGIAALTAIRVPLQAAVGLGTLGIGIAAYLGSRFVWGSRAFGDR, from the coding sequence ATGAACGCTCCCTCGGCGGCGGCGGTGGTCGCCGCCAGCATGATCGGTGCGGGTGTCTACACGACCAGCGGCTTCACGCTCGGCGACCTGGGCCAGCCGCACCTTGTGATCGCTGCCTGGGTGATCGGCGGCGTGATCGCGATTTGCGGGGCGTTGTGTTACGGGGCGCTCGCCCAGCAGTTCACCGAATCGGGAGGCGAGTACCTGTTTCTGGCCCGTGCGATTCACCCGGCCGCCGGGATGATGGCTGGCTGGGTTTCGCTACTGGCCGGGTTCACCGGGGCGATGGCCTTTGCCGCGACGACATTCGAATCCTACGTCCGGGGCGCCGGCATGGAATTGTTCGATGGATGGCCGGATCGATCGATCGCGATCGGCTTGGTCGTGCTCGCCGCGGTGGTCCATAGCCTGGGATTGAAGCGGGGGACCCGGATTCAAAACGGAGTGGTCCTCGCCAAACTGGTCCTGATCGGTTTGTTCCTGCTGATCGCTTTCGGCACGGTTTCGACGTGGCAGGGAACGATGCCGGAGCTGGCTCATTCGCCGTCCGAGAGCGCTATAACCGCGGCGGATGCCACCGATGCGGCGGCCCCGCCGGCGGAAAATGGTTGGGCGTTTGCGTTGGTGTTCGCCAATGCGTTGACGTGGATTTCGCTCAGCTACAGCGGTTTCAACGCCGCGGTTTATCTGACCGACGAGATCGAGCAACCGACGCGCAATGTGCCGCGGGCGATGTTGTGGGGAACGGTCGGCGTCGCGGGATTGTACGTGCTGCTGAACATCGTGTTCGTCTACGCACCGCCGGCGTCCGAGGTGGCCGGACGGCCCGACGTGGCGACCTCGGCAGCCGACGCGGTCGGGCGACAAATTCAGGCCCGCGGATCGGATTGGGGGATGCTGGTCGGACCACTGGTGCGCGTGGCGATTCTGGCGGGGCTGGGCACGTCCGTGTTGGCGTTGATGCAGACCGGCCCGCGGGTCTATCAGAAAATGGCCGCCGATCGGCTGTTGCCGCGCCTGCTGGCCGGGCGAACTGACGAGGGACAATTGGCGGGCGGGCTGCACCAGTCGCTGCCGACCATTTGGATCCAGGCGATCCTGGCGGTCGTCGTGATTGGCATCAGCACGCTCCGCGAACAGCTCGATTACCTGGGATTTACCCTGTCGATCTGTGCGGCCCTGTGTGGCTCGTTGGTCTTTTTGTTCCGAAACCATGCTGTTAATCCGGTTCGCGTGCGGGGCTATCCGCTCGTTCCCGCGATTTATGTTCTTGGCACCCTGGGAATTGCAGCGCTAACGGCGATCCGTGTTCCCTTACAAGCGGCGGTGGGGTTGGGCACCCTGGGCATCGGAATCGCGGCGTACTTGGGATCCCGATTTGTGTGGGGTAGTCGGGCCTTCGGCGATCGGTGA
- a CDS encoding helix-turn-helix domain-containing protein has protein sequence MRYAFRLAELLGHTPDRRKRPGTIKSIVEHTGLDRHQVASLLKNEAKYIPLDALSRLCDYLIDQGHATADQLPGALFAVNPENFWELIARRSEIEIIVGVRATDSNATPEGASVVASDSVLVGEVLSGVSTLGGVAKHKDQESGEGPGREVPMPDRFQQTLVWSPGQVDPADVRQRADEVFDGFVDATGDRGMICIGSIKSNPVVELLFSDVFGCTPFVTEDDVDDVSARSCPFFLRYRDSDPKPDSASAGTRLSKNEDAPEPGFYYEKDDGTWEFAGGKNKDTAMVFYIYREALGRLDMVLSGFSGRATRLLAKTLAIRGEEFWPPVYEKGGDIIGAYLVTYEQPEDEQTRDDALFNPSGPAEIMPLPTKAIARRLARR, from the coding sequence ATGAGATACGCATTTCGCTTGGCTGAACTCTTGGGGCACACTCCCGATCGCCGCAAACGGCCCGGGACGATCAAGTCAATCGTTGAACACACGGGCCTGGATCGCCACCAAGTCGCATCGCTATTGAAGAACGAGGCGAAGTACATTCCGCTGGACGCGCTGTCGCGTCTGTGTGATTACCTGATCGACCAGGGGCATGCGACGGCGGACCAATTGCCCGGCGCATTATTTGCCGTCAATCCGGAGAATTTCTGGGAACTGATCGCCCGTCGGAGCGAAATTGAGATCATCGTGGGCGTGCGGGCGACCGATTCCAACGCCACACCCGAAGGCGCCTCGGTCGTCGCCAGCGACTCGGTGCTGGTCGGCGAAGTGCTGAGCGGAGTTTCCACCCTGGGCGGAGTCGCCAAGCACAAGGACCAGGAAAGCGGCGAGGGGCCGGGACGCGAGGTTCCGATGCCCGATCGATTCCAGCAGACGCTCGTTTGGAGTCCCGGCCAAGTCGATCCGGCGGACGTTCGCCAACGGGCCGACGAAGTGTTCGACGGCTTCGTCGACGCCACCGGTGACCGCGGCATGATCTGCATCGGCAGCATCAAAAGTAACCCGGTGGTCGAACTGTTGTTCTCCGACGTGTTCGGCTGCACGCCGTTTGTGACCGAAGACGATGTCGATGACGTCTCGGCACGCTCCTGTCCGTTCTTCCTGCGCTATCGAGACTCCGACCCCAAACCCGACAGCGCATCGGCGGGCACGCGGCTGAGCAAGAACGAAGACGCGCCCGAACCGGGGTTCTACTACGAAAAAGACGACGGAACCTGGGAATTTGCCGGCGGAAAAAACAAGGACACCGCAATGGTGTTCTACATTTACCGTGAAGCACTCGGTCGTCTGGACATGGTGCTGAGCGGGTTCTCCGGTCGCGCCACCCGGCTGCTGGCCAAAACGCTTGCCATCCGCGGCGAAGAGTTTTGGCCTCCGGTTTACGAAAAAGGCGGGGACATCATCGGTGCCTACCTCGTCACCTATGAGCAACCCGAAGACGAACAGACCCGCGACGACGCGCTGTTCAACCCCAGCGGTCCCGCCGAAATCATGCCGCTGCCGACCAAGGCCATCGCCCGTCGGCTGGCGCGGCGTTAA
- a CDS encoding class I SAM-dependent methyltransferase, producing MAKRKSKSSLSMAATADKFDLYEQSVQTPEHEVEFFEQAYREAYKRKPLTLREDFCGTFAVCCKWVASSPRRTAFGVDLCDETLQWGRDHNLAKLKPAQQKRVTLLQQDVRDGNTPAADVLAAQNFSFWIFKTRPEVVEYFKIARSHLNDQGIMVMDMMGGGECFNEEHTDKRTIKKGKKGFDYHWKQESFNPITADASFSISFKFPDGSKLKRAFEYHWRFWTIPEVREMLAEAGFRESHVYWERENEEDPELDGGWYRCGCADSDPSWICYIVAIK from the coding sequence ATGGCAAAACGGAAATCCAAGTCGTCGCTTTCCATGGCGGCGACGGCGGACAAGTTCGACCTGTACGAACAATCGGTTCAAACCCCGGAACATGAGGTCGAGTTTTTCGAACAAGCCTATCGCGAAGCGTACAAACGCAAACCGCTGACGCTGCGAGAAGACTTTTGCGGAACCTTTGCCGTGTGTTGCAAGTGGGTCGCGTCGAGCCCCCGCCGGACCGCGTTCGGCGTGGACCTGTGCGACGAAACGCTGCAATGGGGACGCGATCACAATCTGGCCAAGCTGAAACCGGCTCAGCAAAAACGCGTCACGCTGTTGCAGCAGGACGTCCGTGACGGCAACACCCCGGCCGCCGACGTCTTGGCCGCCCAGAACTTTTCCTTCTGGATTTTCAAAACCCGCCCCGAAGTCGTCGAGTACTTCAAGATCGCACGCTCCCACCTGAACGACCAAGGCATCATGGTCATGGACATGATGGGCGGCGGGGAATGCTTCAACGAAGAGCACACCGACAAGCGGACGATCAAAAAGGGCAAGAAGGGATTCGACTATCACTGGAAACAGGAATCGTTCAACCCGATCACCGCCGACGCCAGCTTTTCGATCTCGTTCAAATTCCCCGACGGCAGCAAGCTGAAACGGGCCTTCGAATACCACTGGCGGTTCTGGACGATCCCCGAAGTCCGCGAGATGTTGGCCGAAGCGGGTTTCCGCGAAAGCCACGTCTACTGGGAACGCGAGAACGAAGAAGACCCGGAGCTTGATGGCGGCTGGTATCGCTGTGGCTGTGCCGACAGCGACCCGAGTTGGATCTGCTACATCGTGGCGATCAAGTAG